The sequence below is a genomic window from Myxocyprinus asiaticus isolate MX2 ecotype Aquarium Trade chromosome 9, UBuf_Myxa_2, whole genome shotgun sequence.
aatagtctccctaacattgttcgggactcagacacactcagtttaagtcgaGACTAAAGATATAGATACACCTAATTTACCCATGAACTCATTGTTATGTCcctcctagtgttcacatgaaacttatgccacaagttttcaaatgtttcacgcactttcaaacatggtcaagtagtagattggagtagaaaaaatatatatacatatacataatgTGGATTCTTTTTGcaagattcatcataaaatacaataacagagggtaacaggtatATGTTATGGGCATGTGTCCTAAGGGTTAATGAAATGACGCTCATTTTTGtcctgatctattaaattaaaatacataaaaaattgcaattcacacaaaccatttacttgaattgacctcttctatgatgaatatTTTTCAGTTGCTGAGTTTAAagacatattgatattttttgctTCTggtgcttaaagtaaaaaatgtcatgtggtgttcggagactgtaaaaaaaaagtcaaagtctcattaaaagctgaaattcctgaaaaaataaatgttggcatgactagtgcagaataatcttttattgttatttcttaaaaaaataagcagtgaaacaaattttgtgttttaaaaccataaaacagagcggacacctttagaccctcaagactgagcgtgaaatttaaaaaaacatctgataattattttgacatttttatgaaaaggcacattttgttcatgtggtgtaaccctgagaaaacttcttgatatttttgactcattcataatatttatagggaaaaaaataataataattgtatcttgaaaaatgtgtttgagtgtgtggaaatgaatgattaagttgtttatactctcatgtattcaaagtGCAAAGACAGTATAATAATACTTTTttcttaatggttacaccacatgacaattttaaagttaGATTtaaaggtagatccttttcatatttatctcctaaactatggaatagtctccctaacattgttcgggactcagacacactcactcagtttaagtctagactaaagactcctctatttagccagacatacacctaatttatccatcaactcacaattaggttgctttagttaggtctgctggaaccagaaacattgatcgtgatctataactctgcaataaattgaatgaaatctattaatattattctatttgtttccatgtctcaacctcagtctcagacttcagaggatgaactgatgccaactacaactgtaagacatgagatacttcatatgccattgcctgaaccttagaCTTATgatggacctcaccgaaattaccgtccggttgaactgtgatgcacctcattgatctctgcctgcatcacctcggtttaatgatggactacactcttatattggaatacacagactatcaattaattgccaataaaagccttcatcagccaactaacaaggacaatgtatcaatgtgaacttctgcggttaatccaggatgaacttcaaagacattagtcattaatcttacagttcatacaaaatccatgtttaaacactgacccttaacacttacttagtttactaatcttaaccCATGACCTGCactataaataactaatattgtcattatattcatgatgttagtcagaggggaactggcccccacagtgagtctggtttctctcaaggttatttttctccattaatcaacatcttatggagttttgtgttccttaccacagtcgccttcagcttgctcactggggttataaatataattattattatttacttatttttaaacacaattcacaatcatatttaatcaaactacacaatgatgactctaagacattatagatattacagttttatcttctgttaatgcctgatcttctgtaaagctgctttgaaacgatgtgtgttgtgaaaagtgatatacaaataaaaatgacttttccaATTCAGACAAAATGATTGTCCAGTTTATTAAAACACCttaataaataacatttgaaATTCCACAGTAAACATTAATGTTAATATACAAATCTTCAATAAATAAGccaaataaattcataaaatgttatttacaGATGTTAATCAACAACAAAACACTTCAAACATACTTACACCCAAAGCCAAAATTCTACAAGTTCATCAGTGCATGTCGCGCCACGAGTGGCAGGAAATGATTTCATGAGAATAAAAATGTTAACAGTTCAAGTTTCTGCACAGACATGTTGAAATATaccaacaaacaacaacaaaaaaaagagctATTTACATTTGTGCCTGGCAAACCCCCACATGACCGATGGAGAGCAGTTTACTCTGTGCAAAACTGGTGCTACATTTTACAACTAATATTATGATTTCAACTATCAAACATATATTTCaacatattcatttaatttacaaCCTACGATTGAGTGCTGAGAGCTCCCACACAACGAATGGAACCGTAAAAAGTTCTTTCATTCTTAACTGGTTTCCATCAGACGCTCTAGAAGTTCAACCATCTCTGGAGCGCTCGCGGCCCGGGCCACGTCCAGCGCGTTGGCCCCTCTGATGTCCTGGTGCCCCAGGTTTGACCGGTGGGCCAGGTACTCCACTACATCCCAGTGGCCCTCGCGTATGGCGATGTGAATGGGCAAGGCTCCGCTGTGATCAGGGACATTGACAGAAGCGCCGTAGTCCACCAGAGCTCGAAGTGTATCCAGGAAACCCGTGCGGGCTGCATCGTGTGCTGGGGTCACTCCACAGCGGTCCTGGACGTTTGGGTCAGCACCATGTTCCAGCAACACACACGCCACACTGGTGCAGCCCATCATCATGACCTACAGGACCACATGTGAGGTTACAGAGACATGTACAACATTCAATGTACaatataaaacagaataaaaatagtATCCAGGGAGTGTGTATAATATATGTGTAAAATGatgctttaggtgtgtgtgtaatgtatgtgtaaatgatgctttaggtgtgtgtgtaatgtatgtgtaaaatgatgctttaggtgtgtgtgtaatgtatgtgtaaatgatactttaggtgtgtgtgtaatgtatgtgtaaatgatgctttaggtgtgtgtgtaatgtacgTGTAAAATGatgctttaggtgtgtgtgtaatgtatgtgtaaatgatACTTTAGatgtgtgtgtaatgtatgtataaatgatactttaggtgtgtgtgtaatgttcGTGTAAAATGatgctttaggtgtgtgtgtaatgtatgtataaatgatactttaggtgtgtgtgtaatgtatgtataaatgatactttaggtgtgtgtgtaatgttcGTGTAAAATGatgctttaggtgtgtgtgtaatgtatgtataaatgatactttaggtgtgtgtgtaatgtatgtgtaaatgatactttaggtgtgtgtgtgtaatgtacatgtaaaatgatgctttaggtgtgtgtgtaatgtacatgtaaaatgatgctttaggtgtgtgtgtaatgtacgTGTAAAATGAtactttaggtgtgtgtgtgtaatgtacatgtaaaatgatgctttaggtgtgtgtgtaatgtacatgtaaaatgatgctttaggtgtgtgtgtaatgtacgTGTAAAATGAtgttttaggtgtgtgtgtgtaatgtacatgtaaaatgatgctttaggtgtgtgtgtaatgtacatgtaaaatgatgctttaggtgtgtgtgtaatgtacgTGTAAAATGAtactttaggtgtgtgtgtgtaatgtacatgtaaaatgatGCTTTAGTTGTGTGTgtaatgtacatgtaaaatgatgctttaggtgtgtgtgtaatgtacgTGTAAAATGatgctttaggtgtgtgtgtgtgtaatgtacgTGTAAATGatgctttaggtgtgtgtgtaatgtacgTGTAAAATGatgctttaggtgtgtgtgtaatgtatgtgtaaaatgatgctttaggtgtgtgtgtgtaatgtacgTGTAAAATGatgctttaggtgtgtgtgtaatatatgtgtAAAATGatgctttaggtgtgtgtgtaatgtatgtataaatgatactttaggtgtgtgtgtaatgtacatgtaaaataatgctttaggtgtgtgtgtaatgtacgTGTAGAATAatgctttaggtgtgtgtgtaatg
It includes:
- the cdkn2d gene encoding cyclin-dependent kinase 4 inhibitor D; its protein translation is MVLDGFGSSKSLSAAAAQGNVAAVRQILQDHRVEPDTLNEFGKTALQVMMMGCTSVACVLLEHGADPNVQDRCGVTPAHDAARTGFLDTLRALVDYGASVNVPDHSGALPIHIAIREGHWDVVEYLAHRSNLGHQDIRGANALDVARAASAPEMVELLERLMETS